From Mesorhizobium sp. Pch-S:
GACTGGTTCGTCGCTGCGACTCGGTCCCTGCCATCCGAGGCGCTGGAAGACCAGCATGTCTGATGCAGACCGTCCCTTCATTCCTGTCCGTTTCGCGGTGCTGACCGTTTCCGACACGCGCAGCCTCGCCGACGACAAATCTGGCCAGACCCTGGCCGACCGCATAGAATCTGCCGGCCATATCCTGGCCGCTCGCGACATCGTTCCGGACGATCGCGCCGAGATCCGCGACAGGGTCCTGGCCTGGTCCAGGGATGAAGGCGTCGATGCCGTCATCACCACCGGCGGCACCGGCTTCACCGGCCGCGACGTGACGCCGGAAGCATTGGAACCGATCTTCGAGAAGCGCATGGACGGCTTCTCCGAGGTTTTCCACCGCATCTCCTTCGACAAGATCGGCACCTCGACCATCCAGAGCCGGGCAACCGGCGGTGTCGTCAACGCTACCTTCGTCTTCGTGTTGCCCGGGTCGCCCGGCGCATGCAAGGACGCCTGGGATGGTATCCTGAAGGCCCAGTTCGACTACCGCCACATGCCCTGCAATTTCGTGGAGATCATGCCCAGGCTGGATGAGCACCTGCGGCGCAGCGGCAAGTAATTCGCGGCCAGCGGGGCTTTGCCTTCGTCCCGAAGCCGGTCAGGGTGTCTGGCCTCTGAATTGACATTTCGAAACGAAGGTCAAGGCTCTATCCTTCCCTGAAAGGGAGGCGGCGATGACCATTTACAGAGGCGGATGCCATTGCGGCAATATCCGGCTGGCCTTCGAGACAGCGATTGCCCCCACGGACATCGAAATCCGCGCCTGCCAGTGCTCGTTCTGCCGCAGACACAACTCGCTGGCGGCAGCCGACCCAGACGGCATGCTGACCATCGGCGTGCGGAGCGAAGCGCTGCTCTCGCGTTATGCCTTCGGCCTCAGAACAGCCGAGTATCTGGTCTGCCGCGACTGCGGTGTCTATGTCGCGGCGGCAACCACGGACAGCGTCGAGCAGCGGGCGATCGTCATCGTCAACGCGCTGGACGCACGCAATCAGTTCCGCAGGGAGCCAATCCCCACAGTCTATGACGCAGAAACGCGCGATGAGCGTATCGTCCGTCGCAGAACCCGATGGACGCCGGTGAAATGGTCCAGTGAACCCTGAAGCGCGCCGCTTGGTTTCTATGCAATGCTTGACGCAGAACCGCTGCGCACCTTTGCGGGGGTTGTTCTAAGGTCGCCGAAAGGCGGTCGGACCACCATAGAGATAACCGATGCGGGCAACCGCATCCTTCAAACCCTCGAGCGCCACGGTCATGGTGTGACCATTGGCATGGATCATCATCTCGCTGTCGGTCATGATCGCGACATGGCCTTTCCAGAACACCAGGTCGCCGCGCCGCAAGCCCGAGTAGTCGGCGTCTATATTCAGAAGCTCCCCCAGCGAGGCGACCTGCATGTCAGTATCGCGGAGCACATCGCGGCCAGCCATGCGCATTGAAAGCTGCACCAGGCCGGAACAATCGATGCCAAAACCGGAAGCGCCGCCCCACAGATAAGGCGTGCCGAGGAACGTTTCGGCAATCGAGACAAAGTCCGTCGCATGTTCGCCGATGGGTCGCAGATGGCCGGCGATGATCGTCTCGCCCGACGGCAGCACTGCGTAATGCGTGCCGCTCGTCTCGGCGGTGCCGGCGACCGCCACGGTCGAACCCATCGACAAATGTCCGCTGCGCGGAAAGCGCAGGTCCGGCCCCGGGTAGACGAAGGTACGCGGGGCAGAGACGATATGCGTCGCAACCGCTTCGCGTGGCTTCAACTCCTCGACCAGGACATAGCCGACATATCCGTCACGCTCACCCTGAACCCAGGCCCAACCGTCGGCTTCGTCGAACACCAGGACGTCGTCCCCGGACAGAAACTGCGTGTCGATACCGGAATCAGGTCTTGGCGTACGACGCAGATCGACGACTGAAGTCGCTATCCGGGCTGGCCGGCCGCTGACGAAACGGTCGGCTGCCACCTCACCTTTCAGGCGGATATCGGCAAGATCGGTGCGGAAGGCATGCAGGCGGGCGTCGTGGGCGGTCAAGGCATCAACTCGGCTGTTTGGAAATCAGATCGGCAAATTATGCGCCTTGGCTATGATATCATCGCCAAGGCGCTCGACATAGAGCGCACCCTCGACCGTGCGCTTGACCAGTACATTGCGCCTGTCGAGCTCGTCGCGGTGGCGTGAGACGAGCTTGAGTACGCCCATCGTGTCCAATGCGCGGGTGATGACGGGCTTGGTGACATCGAGGCGGATGGCAAGGCCCCGAACCGTGTGCGGCGGCGGATCCAGATAGATGGTAAGCAGGATCGCCAGCTGTCGCGCCGTGAGATCGGGGGCGTCGCCGCGCACCTGCGAGAGCATGACCTGCTGCCACAGTCGCAAGGCCTGGCTGGGACGCAGAGCGATCGACATCCATCCAGCATGACGGAAAATCGTTTCGTGTCCGTTTCAGTCCCGAGCTCAGCCGAAGCGGCCGGAAATCACCCGTTCCAGCGCGCGAATGGCCTGTGCCTCGCCACCGGCCGGACCATGGGGCCGCTCGGCGGGATTCCAGGCGAAGATGTCGAAATGCGCCCAACTCGAGCTCTTCTCGACAAAGCGCTTGAGGAAAAGAGCAGCCGTGATCGAGCCTGCGAAGCTGTCCGCCGTCACATTGTTCATGTCGGCGATCTTGGACGACAGCTTGGCGTCATAGGGTTTCCAAAGCGGCATGCGCCACAGTGGATCCTCCACCGCAACCGCAGCCGCCGCGAGTTCGGCAGCGAGCGCGTCGTCATCGGTGTAGAAGGGTGGCAGGTCTGGGCCAAGCGCGACACGCGCGGCACCGGTCAGCGTGGCCATGTCCACCAGCAACTGCGGCTGCTCGTCGTCGGCCAGCGCCAGCGCGTCCGCCAGCACAAGACGGCCTTCGGCATCGGTGTTGCCGATCTCGACCGTGATACCCTTGCGGCTGGTCAACACGTCGCCTGGACGGAAGGCATTGGCGGAGATGGAATTCTCCACGGCCGGGATCAGGACACGCAGCCTGACCTTCAGACCCGCGGCCATGATCATCGAGGCAAGGCCAAGCACATTGGCCGCGCCACCCATATCCTTTTTCATCAGCAGCATCGAGGCCGACGGCTTGATGTCGAGCCCACCGGTGTCGAAGCAGACGCCTTTGCCGACCAGCGTCACTTTTGGTGCGCCCTTCGGCCCCCAGGTCAAATCGATGAGGCGTGGCGCTTCCGCCGAGGCGCGGCCGACGGCATGGATCATCGGGAAGTTCTTCTTGATGAGGTCGTCGCCTTTTGTGACGGAGATATCCGCCTTGTGTTTTTTTGCCAGCGCGCGCACCGCCTTCTCAAGCGCTTCCGGCCCCATGTCGCTGGTCGGCGTGTTGACGAGGTCGCGGGTCAGAAAGACGCTTTCGGCAATACGCCCGATACGATCCGCGTCAACACCAGCCGGCAATGCGAAACGCAACGCCTTGCCATGTTTCTTGCCGTAACGGGTAAAGACGTAGCCGCCAAGCACCAGCGCCAGTGCGGAAAGCTCCGGATCAGCAGGCGGTTCCGCGAAATGCCAATCGCCGGCGGGCAGCGCCCTGGCGAGAGAACCGGCCTGCAAAGCGCCCTCGCCTGCGCCGAATAGTGCACCGCCGATCGTGCCGTCCTTCCCGGGCAGCACGAGCGTGCGTCCCGCCTCACCTGAGAAGCCGTTGGCCTTAGCCCAGGCAAGCGCGTCAGGCGGCAGCAGCGCAGCATCCAGCCCATCCTTGCGAACGAGGTGCACGGGCAGCGCGTTGCGGGGTTTCTTTGCGACGAGTTCGACTGGCATTTTCAAGCTCCGCGGGCGCCCACGACTCGGCGCTCTTAACCATCCGTTAGGGTTAACAGAATATTTCTCGGCTAGGGAAGACGGCCGGCGCACGGCCCCCGGAAGAATGGAGCCCGCCCCCATGCCCATCACCCTCCCCGCCCGCAAGACAGGCAAGCGGTTGATGACTGCAGCGCTTCTGGCCGTGCTGACGGCCGGTGTCGCCGGCTGCGGCACCACAGACCGCATGTCGACGGGCTCGATCGGGCGTGGCAGCGGCAAGCCGGTGGAACTGATGTCCTCCAGCGAACTGCGCGATGCCACTGGCCGGCTCGGCGAATCCTATGCGCGCAATCCCAATGACAAGAACATCGCACTGAAGTACGCCATTGTGCTACAGATGAACGGTGATGCCGATCAGTCCCTGGCGGTGATGCGCAAACTCGCCATCGCCTATCCAAAAGAGCGTGATGTGCTTGCCGCCTACGGCAAGGCGCTCGCCGCGAACGGCCAGTTCGAGCCGGCGCTCGACGCTGTACGACGCGCCCAGACGCCGGAGTATCCCGACTGGAGACTCGTCTCCGCCGAAGGAGCCATCCTCGACCAGCTCGGTCAACGCGACGAAGCCCGGCAGCTGTACCGAAAGGCACAGGACCTGAAGCCGAACGAACCGTCGATCCTGTCCAACCTCGGCATGTCCTACCTGCTGGAAGGAGATTTGCGCACGGCGGAAACCTATCTGCGCTCGGCCAGCTCACAGCCGAATGCCGACAGCCGCGTGCGACAGAACCTGGCACTTGCCGTTGGTCTCCAGGGTCGTTTCGACGAGGCGGAGAAGATCGCCTCCCAGGAATTGTCTCCCGAGCAGGCGCAGGCCAATGTCGCCTATCTGCGCCAGATGCTGTCCCAGCAAAACGCGTGGAGCCAGCTCAAAGCTCAGGACAAGGGCAAGAAGCAGCCTGCGGCTGCCGTCAACTGATCAAACCACGAGACTTGAAGCCATTGGAAAACCGCGCCGGTGCCGCGCGGTTTTTTCTGTCTGGAGCGACTTCCTGATCGCGGTGCTACTGCTGTGAGGACGACCGGCTTTTCTCGCCGAATATGCCGCGCTCGCTGACGGTAATGCCGGCAGGGCCGAGAATGATGGCGAAGAGCACCGGCAGAAAGAACAGGATCATGGGTACGGTCAGCTTCGGGGGAAGAGCAGCTGCTTTCTTCTCTGCCTCGTTCATGCGCATGTCACGACTTTCTGCAGCCAGCACCCGCAAGGCATGCGCGACGGGCGTACCGTAGCGCTCAGCCTGAATGAGTGCCTGGGAGACCGCCTTCACCGAATCCAGCCCCGTACGGCCAGCGAGGTTTTCATAGGCCTGACGACGTTCCTGCAGATAGGAGAGTTCGGCGTTGGTCAGCACGAACTCTTCCGCCAGTTCAGCGGATTGCGCGCCGATCTCATCCGAAACCTTGTGCATTGCGGCTTCGACGGACATGCCCGATTCCACGCAGATCAACATCAGGTCGAGCGCGTCTGGCCAGGCCTTCAGGATGGATTGCTTGCGTTTGGTGGCACGGTTGGAAACATACAGAACCGGCAGATAGAAGCCGGCATACCCCCCAAGAATGCAAACGAACAGCTTCACGAAGAAAGGCTGTTCCCCGAGAGAGCCAAGTACGAAGACGTAAAAGACTGCCAATGCCAGACCCAGGAATGGCAGCACCAGTCGAAAGAACAGGAACTTGGTGAGCGGGTTCTGGCCACGGAAACCGGCCATCTTCAGTTTCTGCAGCGTCTTCTCGTCCGCCAGCGCGCGCTTCAGATCCAGTCGTTCGACAATGTTGCGCATGCCGACCGACTGTTCCTCGCGCAGCCCCTTGCGGCGTCGATCGGCTTCGGCGGCAAGCCTTGCGCGCTGTTTGGCGCGCAGCTCGTCGCGTTCCAGTGCCACAGACTTCATTCGCACTTTGAGAGGATCGCGGGCGAAGGCCGGCAAAAGCGTGAAAACGGTGGCGAAAACGGCAATCGCCACCAGAATGGCGATCAGAAAGGCCGGATCGGTAAGGGTGCTGATTGTCTGACCGGTCATCGTCCTACACTTCGATATTCATCATTCGCCGCATCACGAAGATGCCGATCGACATCCAGAAGCCAGCGACACCCAGGATTATGTTTCCCGTGCTGGTCGTAAACAGCGGCATCAGATAGTTCGGACTTGTCAGATAGACGAGAAACGCCACGATGAAGGGCAATGCGCCGATGATCGCCGCAGAGGCTTTGGCTTCCATCGACAGCGCCTGAATCCTGGCCTTCATTTTCTTGCGGTCGCGAAGCACACGCGACAGATTGCCGAGTGCCTCTGAAAGGTTGCCGCCGGCCTGCGACTGAATCTGGATAACGATGCCGAAGAAACCGGCTTCGGCGCATGGCATTGTCTCAGGCATGCGCAACGCGGCTTCCGGGATGGACATGCCCACCTGCTGGGCATCGACGATCCGCCGGAACTCACTCTTGACCGGCTCCGCGGCTTCATTGGCGATCAGCCGAATGCCATCGTTGAGTGGCAGGCCTGATTTCACGGCGCGAACAATCACGTCCAGCGAATTGGGAAATTCGTTGAGGAAGGCTTTGACACGGCGCTTGCGGCAAAAGGAGATAAACCAGCGCGGCAAGCCCAGGGCACCGACCAGCAAGGCGGCAGGCACGGCAAACAGCGGCGCACCGGCCAGGAAGGTCAGGAAGCAGAGCGCGATGCCGCTGACAACCGAATAGACGTAGAAGCGCTCCATTGTCATGGTGAGGCCGGCCTGGCGGATCTGGATTCGCAGAGGCGGATTCTTGATGGTGCGCGTACTGGTCTTCTGCTTCTCGTCGAGATCCTTCAGCGTGTCCTGCAAGGATTTGCGGCGTTTGGCCGCCTCGTTCATCTTTTCACGAGCTGCTTTCACGACCGCCCGGTCGCTCTCCGCGGCCTTGATGGTTTCCAGGCGCTTGCCGGCCTGTTTTGCAGCGCTCATGCTGTTGAACATCAAAGCATATGCAATCGCGCCGGCGCTCGTACCGGCGAGAACGACGAAGATCAGAACGGTGCTGTCGATACCGAACATCGGCAAGATTCCTCGCGCCTTGGGATCCCTACTCGGCCCTCTTCTCCATTGCCTCGAGCGCACTCGCCAGGTGCTGCTCCTCACCGTAGTAGCGGGCTCGCTCCCAGAAATGCGGGCGGCCGATGCCGGTCGATACATGCTCGCCGATAAGCCTGCCGTTCATGTCTTCGCCCTTGATGTTGTAGAGGACGAGATCCTGCGTGATGATCACGTCGCCTTCCATGCCGATCACTTCGGTGATGTGGGTGATCCGTCGCGACCCGTCGCGCAGGCGCGCGGCCTGGATGATGACATCAACGGAACCGACGATGATCTCGCGCACCGTCTTCTGAGGCAGCGAGTAGCCGCCCATCGCGATCATGGATTCCATGCGGTTCAGGCATTCACGCGGGCTGTTGGAGTGGATCGTTCCCATCGAGCCGTCGTGACCGGTGTTCATGGCCTGAAGCAGGTCAAAGACCTCCGGTCCGCGTACCTCGCCGACGATGATGCGGTCTGGCCGCATGCGCAGGCAGTTCTTGACCAGATCCCGCATGGTCACCTCGCCCTCGCCCTCAAGATTGGGCGGACGCGTTTCCAGGCGCACCACATGCGGCTGCTGAAGCTGCAGTTCAGCCGAATCCTCGCAGGTGATCACCCGCTCCTCGCGGTCGACATAGTTGGTCAGGCAATTGAGCAGCGTCGTCTTGCCGGAACCGGTCGAGCCTGAAATGACGACGTTGCATCGAACCCGACCGATGATCTTGAGGACTTCCGCGCCCTCGGGCGAAATCGCACCGAAACGAACGAGCTGGTCGAGGGTGAGCTTGTCCTTCTTGAACTTTCGGATGGTGAGCGCGGTGCCGTCGATGGCCAGAGGCGGCGCAATGACGTTGACGCGTGACCCGTCCGGAAGACGGGCGTCGCAGATCGGCGAGGATTCATCCACGCGGCGACCGACCTGGGAAACGATGCGCTGGCAGATATTCAAGAGCTGCTGGTTGTCGCGGAAACGGATACCTGTCGTTTCCACCCGGCCGTTGACTTCGATGTAGACGTTGCGGGAGCCGTTCACCATGATGTCGGCGATGTCGTCGCGTGCCAGCAGCGGTTCGAGCGGCCCGTAACCCAGGACGTCGTTGCAGATGTCCTCAAGCAGATCTTCCTGCTCGGCGATCGACATCGCGAAGT
This genomic window contains:
- the moaB gene encoding molybdenum cofactor biosynthesis protein B, whose protein sequence is MSDADRPFIPVRFAVLTVSDTRSLADDKSGQTLADRIESAGHILAARDIVPDDRAEIRDRVLAWSRDEGVDAVITTGGTGFTGRDVTPEALEPIFEKRMDGFSEVFHRISFDKIGTSTIQSRATGGVVNATFVFVLPGSPGACKDAWDGILKAQFDYRHMPCNFVEIMPRLDEHLRRSGK
- a CDS encoding aldehyde-activating protein, giving the protein MTIYRGGCHCGNIRLAFETAIAPTDIEIRACQCSFCRRHNSLAAADPDGMLTIGVRSEALLSRYAFGLRTAEYLVCRDCGVYVAAATTDSVEQRAIVIVNALDARNQFRREPIPTVYDAETRDERIVRRRTRWTPVKWSSEP
- a CDS encoding NlpC/P60 family protein, translating into MTAHDARLHAFRTDLADIRLKGEVAADRFVSGRPARIATSVVDLRRTPRPDSGIDTQFLSGDDVLVFDEADGWAWVQGERDGYVGYVLVEELKPREAVATHIVSAPRTFVYPGPDLRFPRSGHLSMGSTVAVAGTAETSGTHYAVLPSGETIIAGHLRPIGEHATDFVSIAETFLGTPYLWGGASGFGIDCSGLVQLSMRMAGRDVLRDTDMQVASLGELLNIDADYSGLRRGDLVFWKGHVAIMTDSEMMIHANGHTMTVALEGLKDAVARIGYLYGGPTAFRRP
- a CDS encoding MarR family winged helix-turn-helix transcriptional regulator — encoded protein: MSIALRPSQALRLWQQVMLSQVRGDAPDLTARQLAILLTIYLDPPPHTVRGLAIRLDVTKPVITRALDTMGVLKLVSRHRDELDRRNVLVKRTVEGALYVERLGDDIIAKAHNLPI
- a CDS encoding leucyl aminopeptidase family protein produces the protein MPVELVAKKPRNALPVHLVRKDGLDAALLPPDALAWAKANGFSGEAGRTLVLPGKDGTIGGALFGAGEGALQAGSLARALPAGDWHFAEPPADPELSALALVLGGYVFTRYGKKHGKALRFALPAGVDADRIGRIAESVFLTRDLVNTPTSDMGPEALEKAVRALAKKHKADISVTKGDDLIKKNFPMIHAVGRASAEAPRLIDLTWGPKGAPKVTLVGKGVCFDTGGLDIKPSASMLLMKKDMGGAANVLGLASMIMAAGLKVRLRVLIPAVENSISANAFRPGDVLTSRKGITVEIGNTDAEGRLVLADALALADDEQPQLLVDMATLTGAARVALGPDLPPFYTDDDALAAELAAAAVAVEDPLWRMPLWKPYDAKLSSKIADMNNVTADSFAGSITAALFLKRFVEKSSSWAHFDIFAWNPAERPHGPAGGEAQAIRALERVISGRFG
- a CDS encoding tetratricopeptide repeat protein encodes the protein MPITLPARKTGKRLMTAALLAVLTAGVAGCGTTDRMSTGSIGRGSGKPVELMSSSELRDATGRLGESYARNPNDKNIALKYAIVLQMNGDADQSLAVMRKLAIAYPKERDVLAAYGKALAANGQFEPALDAVRRAQTPEYPDWRLVSAEGAILDQLGQRDEARQLYRKAQDLKPNEPSILSNLGMSYLLEGDLRTAETYLRSASSQPNADSRVRQNLALAVGLQGRFDEAEKIASQELSPEQAQANVAYLRQMLSQQNAWSQLKAQDKGKKQPAAAVN
- a CDS encoding type II secretion system F family protein, with the protein product MTGQTISTLTDPAFLIAILVAIAVFATVFTLLPAFARDPLKVRMKSVALERDELRAKQRARLAAEADRRRKGLREEQSVGMRNIVERLDLKRALADEKTLQKLKMAGFRGQNPLTKFLFFRLVLPFLGLALAVFYVFVLGSLGEQPFFVKLFVCILGGYAGFYLPVLYVSNRATKRKQSILKAWPDALDLMLICVESGMSVEAAMHKVSDEIGAQSAELAEEFVLTNAELSYLQERRQAYENLAGRTGLDSVKAVSQALIQAERYGTPVAHALRVLAAESRDMRMNEAEKKAAALPPKLTVPMILFFLPVLFAIILGPAGITVSERGIFGEKSRSSSQQ
- a CDS encoding type II secretion system F family protein; this encodes MFGIDSTVLIFVVLAGTSAGAIAYALMFNSMSAAKQAGKRLETIKAAESDRAVVKAAREKMNEAAKRRKSLQDTLKDLDEKQKTSTRTIKNPPLRIQIRQAGLTMTMERFYVYSVVSGIALCFLTFLAGAPLFAVPAALLVGALGLPRWFISFCRKRRVKAFLNEFPNSLDVIVRAVKSGLPLNDGIRLIANEAAEPVKSEFRRIVDAQQVGMSIPEAALRMPETMPCAEAGFFGIVIQIQSQAGGNLSEALGNLSRVLRDRKKMKARIQALSMEAKASAAIIGALPFIVAFLVYLTSPNYLMPLFTTSTGNIILGVAGFWMSIGIFVMRRMMNIEV
- a CDS encoding CpaF family protein — encoded protein: MFGKRGSDDGSRATPEFRQLAPAPLEVAVAPRPSAPIAPQQTPPAAAPARRAIEAPSMAVEAKRAPRERGEGYYDTKSQVFSALIDTIDLSQLAKLDPESAREEIRDIVNDIIAIKNFAMSIAEQEDLLEDICNDVLGYGPLEPLLARDDIADIMVNGSRNVYIEVNGRVETTGIRFRDNQQLLNICQRIVSQVGRRVDESSPICDARLPDGSRVNVIAPPLAIDGTALTIRKFKKDKLTLDQLVRFGAISPEGAEVLKIIGRVRCNVVISGSTGSGKTTLLNCLTNYVDREERVITCEDSAELQLQQPHVVRLETRPPNLEGEGEVTMRDLVKNCLRMRPDRIIVGEVRGPEVFDLLQAMNTGHDGSMGTIHSNSPRECLNRMESMIAMGGYSLPQKTVREIIVGSVDVIIQAARLRDGSRRITHITEVIGMEGDVIITQDLVLYNIKGEDMNGRLIGEHVSTGIGRPHFWERARYYGEEQHLASALEAMEKRAE